CTCTACATGTAATGTAAAATCTTGAACGTTGGTACCACCATCGGCGGTAACAGTTATTGCCTCATCTGAAACCGTTGTGGTTCGTTGTAAATAATAGGTATCATCTGCTAAAGCGCTTGCTGATGTCTGAAGGGCTGATGCAAGTGTTGTTAACGTTTCTAAATCGGTTTGCTGTGTTGAATTGGTTGCCAAATCTTCATCAATCGGGTCTAATTGTGCCTCTTCATCAACTGCACGTAAGCTATCGATAAGATCATAAGTTAAAACACTATCACTTCCAAGTCCGAGTGAACTTAACGTAGAGGTTGACATGGGTTATCCTTTTTTGTCAAATATCATTCCAACAATCTCTTTCATTTTAGCAGAGAGAGCCATGGCTTCTTCTGTTGGAATCTTGCGAATCATCTCGCCTGTGCTATTTTCGATTACAGTAACGTACATTTTATTGATTTCATCGTTGAAGCCAAAAGAGATATTGGTATCTAAAAGATACATTTGTTCATTAAGTTCCTTTACGGTTTGGCTTAGAACTTGCGCTGTTTCACTTTGACTTTGATTTTGACTTTCTTCGGTTACTTTTTCTGCTACTTGAATCTCTTCTACTTGTCTTGTTGGTGTCTCGCTTGCTACCGTAGGAGTGGTTGCAGTTTCAACGTGCTTGCTGGTTGCGCTAAATATGTCCATAATTGCCCTCCTTAACATTCTCTTTTTGATTCTGTAAACAAGATCGACACATCTTTTTTTTTGTTTAATTGACCCAGTGAATTAAGATTGAGTGTGTTACTATTTCAGGATTACAAGAAGAGGACTAAGATGAAAATAGCGCTAGTATGTCAATCATTGCTGTTAAGTCGTGCACTAAAGAGTTTTTTAGGCGAGAGTGTTGTGGCTTATAAACAGTGCGACTTTGTGATTAGCGATAAAAAAATTGAACTCGATAAACCTGTTTTTTACATCTCTTCCCATGAGGGTAATTTGATAATTCCCTTTTCCAAATCTTCACTTCTTTTAGAATTAGATAAATTTTTTCAACACCTTCGTTTACTCCAAGGCATAGTGGAAGATGAAGGGGTGGTCGCTTCTAAAAGCACCCACCTTCTTGAAGAAAAGATTACCGCATTGACTGAAAAATTTAGAGCAGAACTGATTCAGACGATCCGAGGCTATTATGGCAATTAAGCCCCTTTCTTCAACCATTAGTGCAGGCAAATACAAAGGAAAAAAGATTCTTCTTCCCTCTTTGGAGAGCACGCGAAGCACCAAAGCCATTTTAAAAGGTTCTCTGTTTGACAGCCTTCAATACGACATCGTCGATGAGCTTTTTGTTGAAGTGTTTGGTGGCAGTGGTTCGATGGGGCTTGAGGCACTCAGTCGTGGCGCTAAACACGCCTATTTCATTGAAAAAGACAAAGCAGCGTTTCAAACACTGAAAAGTAACTGTAAAGCAATCGATGAAGAACACACAACGCCTCTTGAGGGTGACAGTTTTATTCTTTTTCCTACACTGCTAGGAAAGCTTACATGTAAAGCGTATTTCTATTTCGATCCACCTTTTTCCATTCGTGAGGGGATGGAAGATGTGTACGAAAACGTGATGGGTTTAATCGCCTCAATTCCCCGTGAAATGGCACATTGGATCGTGATTGAACATATGAGCACCCTTGTCCTTCCAGAAGCCATTGGTTCGTATACGTTAACCAAGCGTAAAAAATTCGGAAACAGTTCGCTCTCCTTTTACATGTAAGAACATGGAACATTAATTGCTTTAAATTGGCAAGAACGCTAAATTTAAAGGGAATTGATGAAGATTGTTAAACTCTCTTTCGTACTGATTTCAGCACTCAGCACACTGTATGCTCAAAGACTTGGCGATATTGCCAATGTCATTGGTGTGAGGGAAAACCAACTCATCGGGTATGGTCTTGTCGTTGGACTTAACGGCACAGGAGATGGCTCATCGTCTGAATTTACGCTACGATCACTCTCAAATCTTTTGCAAACCGTCAACGTTAAAATTGACCCTGCGGATATTAAATCTAAAAATATTGCCGCGGTTGTGGTGACTGCAAAACTTCCAGCCTTTGCAAGGCAGGGTGACAAAGTCGATGTCTCTGTCTCTTCCATTGGCGATGCAAAGTCCTTACAAGGTGGAAATCTGCTTTTAACACCGCTCAAAGGTGTGGATGGAAAAATCTACTCTTTAGCACAAGGTTCACTTACCATTGGTGGTATGAACGGTAAAGAAAAAGGGCAACTCAATCACCCCGCTTCAGCGAACATCTTTAGTGGCGCTTTGGTCGAGCGCGAAATTGAAAATAACCTCCATGACCAAGAATTTGTGGATCTCTCTTTAAAAGAAGCCAATTTTAATACAGCCGTTTCCGTGCAAAATGAACTTAACGCCAAATTTGGTCGAAAAATTGCCGTTGCAACCGATTCACGAACCATTCGTTTGATGAAACCTGATGGTCATTCGACCGTTGAGTTTTTAGCAAAAACACTAGATGTCGATGTCAGGTACGAAAAAGAAGAAAAAATTGTTATCGATGAGCGTACGGGGACGATTGTTTCAGGTGTCAATGTCAGGGTTGATCCTGTTGTGGTCACCCATGGAGACATTACGATCAAAATTGAAGCCGAAGATGTGTTAGCAGATGAGCGAAATGTGGATATTGGCGGTAATGTTAAGATCGCTGGATCGGAAAATCGCATTAAAATCAAACAAGAGAGTATGACGGTTGCGAACATTGCACGTGCACTCAATAAATTAGGAGCTAGGCCTAAAGATATTATCTCTATTTTAGAAAATATCAAGCGCGCAGGCGCCATTACCGCTCCGTTGGAGATCATCTAATGCAAACTGATAGCAGTGTAGCTCTTTTAAATGCGAATTATAATCCAACGCCAACATCCGTAGATAATACGGAGCAAAATGATGCGTTGCTGAAAGAGCAAACCGATAAATTTGAAGCATTTTTCTTAAAACAGATTCTTGATATTGCGCTTAGTAGTGACGAAGAGGGTGGGCTTTATGAGAAAGATGCGGGTGATAAAATTTATAAATCGATGTATAACGATACGATGAGTAATGCTTTGAGTGGTAATTTGGGTTTGAGTGAAATGTTATTTAGCTATTTAAAAGAGGAACGTTAAAGTTTTATCATTTTAGACGATATAGTTGCAAGCGATACTAAATTTAACTGTAAAGGTTCTAAAATGATTTCAACGGTTCAATCGTCCAATGTGGCGTACGTACAACAAAACAGTCTTAAAGAGGATGCCTCAAAAGGTGTCTCAAAAACAGAAAAAAGTGAAGGGGTAGACAAAGTCTCCGCGCTTAAAGCTGGCATCGAAAATGGAACGTATAAATTCGATCTAGCAAAAACGGCTCAAGCAGTCGCGGAAGAGTTGCTCTAAATCCTTACATGTAAAAGGATCAAACGATGTTAACACACTATTTGCAAAACGCGATTAAAGATATTGATAGCCTTATAGAGCAGACTGAAAAAGATATTGTTGCTATCAAAGCTGCACAGCACGGAGATGTTGCTGAACGATCGAAAATTAAAGAAGATCTTATTCACTCTTTTGAGACTAAAAAGTCTCTTTTGGACAATGAACTTTCCAAAATGCTTAAAGAGAGCGGCAAAAAATCACTGGAAGAGTTATTAAACGCTACTCAAAAAGAGCTTCTAGCTCAAATAAAAATAAAGCTCACAGAACTTAGAGTCTGTAATAAACAGTATGCAAAATATGTGGTTACCATTAGTCAATTTTACAACGTGTTACTTGATAGTATCTTTCCAAGGGAGATGGATGGTTATAAAACAGCCAATCATAAACCTGCTTCTTTATTACAAATTAAGGCATAATGATGGGACTTTTTAGCACACTCAACACAGGAACATCTGCCCTAAATGCCGCTCAAGTTGCTGTTTCCATTACCAGTCAAAATATTGCAAATGTGGATAACACATCCTACAGTAGACAACGTGTTAATCTGTCAGCAAGCACTGCTGTCAGTTCAGGTGGTGTCAGTGTTGGTACTGGTGTTACGGTTACTTCTGTTACACGTGTGCATGATGAATATACTTATATGGAACTGAGAAATGCAGCAACTGATGTTGCTTATGATTCGTATAAAACACAAGTATTGGAAGAAGTAGCTCAGTATTTTCCAGACTTGGATGAATCTGGTATTGCAACGGATCTTGAAGAGTATTTCTCTGCTTGGAATGATTTGGCTTCTAATGCAACGGAAGGCTCACAAAAAATTGCTTTGGTTCAATCAGCTTCAACCATGGCAAGTGAGATTCAATCCACGAGAGAAACGTTACGTGATCTTCAAGACTCAGTGAATGATCAGCTGAAAACAGCGGTGGAAGAGATTAACAGTTTAGCAGAACAAATTGCAGATATCAATAAACAAATTAGTGCCGTAGAATCAGAAGAAGGCAATTATGCCAATGACTTAAGAGATGCGCGTGATGAGCTTGAACTTACTTTGGCAAATTTAGTGGATATCTCTGTTTCCAAAGGTGATATAAGTAGTTACACTTCTTCCGTATCATCAGATTTAAGTACTTCTGAGGGGACAGAGTATAGCCTTACTGTTTCAGGATTTACAATTATTGATGGTACGACATACCATCCCTTAACCATTAGCAATACTTCAAATGAGAGCGGTTATTATTCTATTTCCTATGAAACGCAGGATGGTACGGATTATGATTTAACGGAAAAAATTTCTGGTGGAGAAGTGGGGGCGATGCTTGATCTTCGTGGTCGAGTTCTTGATGGTGAGAGCGGGTACCCAACCGATGGCTCAATTCAAGATTATATCGATGAATTAGATACGTTTTCACAAACACTCATTACCGCAACAAACAATATTTATGCACAAAGTGCACAATCGAGTATGCAATCTCCTGTTTTAGATATTGAGGGTGATACTTCATTAAAAAACGCATATGACAACATTGAATCAGGTACCTTTGACGTTATAGTTTACGGTAGTGACGGTGAAGAGATTGCCCGTAAAACAATTTCAATTAGCAACACTACGACAATGACAGATGATACTTTTTCAGAGAGTATTGTTTCTCAAATTAATGCAGAATCTGATGATAATGCAGATAATAATTCATTAAATGATGTGGATGACTATTTTACGGCTATTTTTATGGAAGATGGTACTTTCTCACTTTCTCCAACAAGTACGAACAGTACGTATACAATTGCTATTGAAGATAGTGGTACCAATTTTCCTGGCGCCATTGGTGTCAGTCAGTTCCTCACAGGAAGTGATGCGTCCGATATTAGTGTAGCGACTGAATATCAAAAAGATCCTTCTTCTATGCAAGGCTTTGCTGCACCCATCTCGGGTGATAATACGGTTGCGAATGCTATGGTGCAGTTGCAATACGATACATTGAGTTTTTATAATTCCAATGGAACTGTCTCCAGTGAAACACTTGAAGGCTATTACAGTGCTTTAACGACCAATATTGCTACCGATGCTTCAGCTGCTTCAGCTAGTCTTTCAACCAATGAAACATTGTATAACACCGTCTATACGGAATACCAATCGATTAGTGGTGTGAATGAAGATGAGGAACTAACAAATTTGATCATGTATCAAGCTTCTTATACCGCGGCTTCTAAAATTATTACAACGATTGATGAGATGTTAGAGACCCTTTTAGGCATAAAATCCTAGTGAAACGATTTCCGTTTTTGAGCACCACTCTTTTGGTGCTCATCTTTTTCTTTTGCTTTACCTTCCCCTCTTTTTATGCAGGTTCTGCGTATGAACTAAGCCCCACTGCTATTTTATTACCTCCCAGTTTTGAGCATCTTTTAGGTACCGATAGGCTAGGGCGTGATCTTTTGGCTCGTTTGATGGTGGGTGGTCAAGTCTCTTTGCTGATCGGCATTTTAAGTGCACTGATTTCGAGTATTGTAGGGCTTATGATTGGTATTAGCGCAGGGTTTTTTCAAAAAAGTGTTGATAAACTCATTATCGTTGTGATCGATCTTTTCTTAACCTTTCCTACCTTTTTTCTTCTTTTAGCGTTGATTAGTTATATGAATGCTTCGGTGTGGGTGCTCGTTTTTATTATCTCCATCACTGGTTGGATGGGAATGGCGAGAATGATACGAAGTGAGAGCTTCGCTATCTCTAACGCTCCCTTTATTAAAATTCTTAAACTCTCCAATGTCAATACTTTCAAAATTATCTTTAAATACTTTGCTCCCTTGCTTGCTCCTATCTTTTTTATCAGCTTTACATTTGGGGTGAGTGGGGCGATTTTAGCAGAAAGTGGGCTGAGCTTTTTAGGTATTGGGATTACGCCTCCGCAGATGAGTTGGGGTGTGATTATCAGTGAAGGCAAGGAAGTGATCGATATTGCATGGTGGCTGAGCTTTTTCCCAGGTTTTCTTATCTTTCTCGTCACCTTTTCCTTGATTAATCTCTCTGATTATCTTCAATCTAAAAGTAACGAAAAAGATGTCTTAAATGACCTTTGAAGCTATTGCAAAACTTTTAAATGAAGAGGCAACTAAACGTAACCATGCAGAAGAGATCAGTTTAAATCGTCCTGATCCTTTACTGATTGCTTCACGGCATAACGATGAATTTATCGCCCTTATTTGTGCTCTGTTTGCCTATGGTAATGTTCCTGCTATCATTCAATTTTTAGAGAGCTTGGATTTTTCACTCTTGGATGCGGATGAAAGCATGATTGAGCAGGCATTAGCGCATCACTATTACCGTTTTCAAAATGCCAAAGACATTCAAGCGCTTTTTACAACGCTTGGACGTGTTAAACACGACGTTGGCTCATTCGAGTCAGTTTTTCTCCCTGCGTATCAAAAAAAATCAAATGTGATGGATGGTTTACGCGCATTGATTGCGTTGTTGTACGATATTAATCCTTATCGCTCACGCGGCTATCAGTTTTTATTGGGTACAATACCTCCCATAACCCCAGTATCGCCTTATAAACGATGGCATATGTATCTTAGATGGATGGTGCGTAAAGATCATCTCGATCTTGGACTTTGGAGCGGTGTTGATACCAAAGATTTGCTCGTTCCACTGGATACACACACCTTTGCATTGGGGAAAAAATTGGGCTTGATTCAGCGAAAATCGTATGATTTTAAGGCTGTCTTAGAGTTGAGTCGCGCACTCCAAAAGATTGATCCGAGTGATCCTGTCAAATATGATTTTGCACTCTATCGCTTAGGACAAGAGAAAATTCTTCTTTAAGGTTCACAATGAATGTGAAGTATTGGCTTCCTAGGAGTTTTACGGTTTTGAGGGAGGGCTACTCTGTTACAAAACTATCGTCTGATATTGTAGCAGGCTCTACGGTTGCGATTATCGCCTTACCTTTAGCAATGGCATTTGCCATAGCCAGTGGTGTTAGTCCTGAAAAAGGGCTCTTTACAGCGGTTGTCGCTGGACTTATTATCTCTCTCTTTGGTGGGAGTAGGTATCAGATTGGAGGTCCTACAGGGGCTTTTGTTGTGGTACTCTATGCGGTTATTTTAAAACATGGATACGATGGCTTAGTCATTGCCACATTTATGGCAGGTATCATGCTCTTTTTGATGGGTGTTTTTAAGCTTGGTAACATCATCAAGTACATTCCTTATCCTGTTACGGTGGGTTTTACAACCGGTATCGCACTCATTATTTTCTCTTCGCAGATCAAAGATTTTTTTGGGCTTCCTATTGCCAAAATGCCAGCAGAGTTTGTCGATCAGTGGAAACTTTACTCGACAGAGCTTTTACATGTAAACTATTATGCTATGGCTATTGGTGTGGTGAGTATGATCCTTTTGCTTAAATTGCGCCACCGTTTTCCGCATATTCCTGCACCCATTATTGTCATTATTCTCTCCGCCCTTGCGGTTTATCTTTTTAAACTGCCTGTGGAAACGATTGGTTCAAAATTTGGAGCACTTCCTTCAACTTTGCCATACCCTTCCATGCCTGCGTTTTCATTGGAAAAAGTACGGGTTGTGTTTCCTGATGCGATGACGATTGCCCTTTTGGGAGCTATCGAATCCTTGCTTTCTTGTGTTGTAGCCGATGGTATGACGGGAGATCGTCACCACTCGAATAAAGAGCTTATGGCACAAGGTGTAGCCAATATCGCTTCCGTTCTTTTTGGAGGTATCGCCGCCACTGGTGCGATTGCACGAACGGCTACGAACATTAAAGCGGGTGCTTACAGTCCTGTTTCGGGTGTCATTCATGCCCTCATGTTGCTTGTGTTTATGTTTTTATTTTCAAAACTCATTGTGCTGATTCCCTTAGCGACGCTGGCAGCTATCTTGATCGTTGTGGCATGGAATATGAGTGAGTTTCACCACTTTAAAGCCATTGCCCTTAAGTCTGAGCGCAACGATATGGTCGTGCTTTTAATGACGTTTTTCTTAACCGTCTTGATTGATCTCAACACCGGTGTTCAAACAGGCATTATGCTTGCAGGTCTGCTGTTTATCAAACGTATGATTGACGTGACAGGCATTGTGGATACGAAAAATACGATTGGCATGCCTTTAGATGAAGACGATGAGCCCATGGAAATGGATGATGCGAATGCCATTTCTAAGAAAATTGTTCCAAAAGATGTGGAAGTGTATGAGATCGATGGACCATTCTTTTTTGGTGTTGCCGATCGGCTTAAAAATGTCCTTGGGGAAGTGAGCAGTCCTCCCAAAGTCTTTATACTGCGTATGCGTCATGTTCCTATGATCGATGCAACAGGACTTCATGCCTTAGAGGAGTTTTTTGATCTTTGCCAAAGCAACGGAACGATTCTTGTACTTTCAGGGGTCAATGAGCACATCAAGCTTAAAATTCGCCGTCTTGGTTTTGAGAAAAAAATAGGGTTAGAAAACATTACCGACAATATCGATATGGCACTTTCGCGTGCCCATCGACTTTTAATGAAGGAGTAAAGATGCCTTATGTCAATATCAAAATCACCAAAGAGGGTGCAACAAAAGAGCAAAAAGCTGAGCTTATTGAGGGTGTAACAAACCTCTTAGTGAACGTTTTGGGTAAAAATCCAGCCACAACGGTTGTTACGATCGACGAAGTGGATATGGATAATTGGGGTATAGGTGGGCAACAGGTCAGCGAACTTCGCAAAAAGCCGAAGCCTTAAACTACTATTAAATGATTTATAGATACAATCACGCAAATTATTAACGAAGGAAATGTGTAATGGGCGAAATGTTTACATTTTTAGGTCTTATTAACCACTCCCATGACTTCATCTTTGTATCACACATTGTTTTAGTCGGTGTTATCAGTTTTGTCTTGGCAAAACTTGCAACGTCTAAAATGCAATTGGTACCAAGTGGTGTTCAAAATGTCATGGAAGCGTATCTTGAGAGTGTCGTCTCAATGGGTAAAGATGTCATTGGTGAAGAGTTGGCACGTAAATATCTACCACTGGTTGCAACACTTGGGTTGATGGTGTTTATTGCAAACGTTATCGGTATTATTCCTGGGTTTGAAGCTCCTTCAAGCAACCCAAACATGACATTGGCACTGGCATTGATGGTATTTATCTATTATAACTTTGAAGGTATCCGTGTCAACGGTGTTGTGCATTATTTTGCGCACTTTATGGGACCATTGAAAGTTTTAGCGCCTCTTATGTTCCCAATCGAGATCGTTTCACATCTTTCTCGTATCGTCTCTTTGTCTTTCCGACTTTTCGGTAACATTAAAGGTGATGATCTGTTCTTAGCCGTTGTCTTGATGCTGGCTCCTTGGGTAGCACCACTTCCTGCGTATGCGCTTTTAACATTCTCTGCATGTTTGCAGACGTTTATTTTTATGATCTTAACATACGTTTATCTAGCAGGTGCTGTTTTAATTAGCGAAGAGCACTAAAAAGTACTCTCTTGTTGCAACACCAACAAACGCGTTTTGAAAAACTCCTCAGCTTTTTGCACGGTGCCTCTTGGGCACTTGCATTGGCTGGTGGAGGTTATACCTTCTTACTTTTTCTTCCTTTTGGCACTATCATCGCTTCTCTCATTGCACTTTTCTTCTTTCTGAGTGGCTGTTTTTTTGTTATTATCTTTTCAATGGCACAACTGCAACTGGATAAATTTGAAGAGCTTAAAAAACAGACGCAACTCTTAGAAAAACTTAGCCTCAATGATCAAACGCTATCTCATCACTGATCCCTCTTTTTATACTTCCAACCCAGCAAAAGTCGTTCAAAAACTTTTACATGTAAAGGCAAAGTATCAACCTGATTACATCTGTTTACGCGATAAACAGACCTCAGATTACACCTCGCTCGCCAAAGCCGTTTCAAAGGCTTCCCTTCAAGATGACCGAACTAAACTCTATTTGCATACCGATTTTAAACTCGCACATGACCTTGGCTGTGATGGTGTGCATCTGCCTTCCAATGCTTTACATGTAATAGAAAATGCCAAAGCATTAGGTTTGGAAGTCATCGCAAGCACACATACCCTCAAAGAGATAGAAGAGGCTGAAAAAAGAGGCGCAGATGCGATCACCTTTAGTCCCATTTTTGCAACGCCCAACAAGGGCGAACCGCTTGGTTTAGAGAAGTTAAAAGAAATAAATGATAGAATCCGCGTTAAATGTTTCGCGCTTGGTGGCATCATCAACGCTGATCAGGTGAAAGCTTGTGAAGCGGTTGGAGTGCATGGTTTTGCCTCAATTCGCTTTTTTTTAGATTAATCCAAAGGCTATTTAATGGAATTTGAAGTTGTTATTGGACTTGAGGTTCATGCTCAGTTAAACACAAAAACCAAGATTTTTTGCAGTTGCCCAACCAGTTTTGGCGACGAACCCAATACCAATGTCTGTGAAGTTTGCCTAGGACTTCCTGGCGCTTTGCCTGTTTTAAACAAAGAAGTGGTTAAAAAAGCGATTGCTTTAGGTACCGCTATCAATGCAACAATCAATCAAAAATCTATTTTTAACCGTAAAAACTACTTCTATCCTGATCTTCCAAAGGGGTATCAGACCAGCCAGTTTGAGATCCCTATCGTTGAAGCGGGTGAAATTTATATTGATTTTGAAGATGGCACAACGAAGCGTATTGGTGTGACGCGTGCGCACCTTGAAGAGGATGCGGGTAAAAACATTCATCATGGCAATGTAAGCCATGTGGACTTAAACCGTGCGGGAACACCGCTTCTTGAAATCGTCAGTGAACCGGATATGCGAAGCAGTGAAGAGGCGATTTTATACCTTAAAAAACTCCACGCTATTTTGCGCTACCTCGACATCAGTGACGCCAATATGCAAGAGGGAAGTTTTCGCTGTGATGCCAACGTCTCGATTCGCCCAAAAGGTGAGACTAAACTTTATACCAGAGCGGAGATTAAGAACCTAAACT
Above is a genomic segment from Sulfurospirillum halorespirans DSM 13726 containing:
- a CDS encoding F0F1 ATP synthase subunit A — encoded protein: MGEMFTFLGLINHSHDFIFVSHIVLVGVISFVLAKLATSKMQLVPSGVQNVMEAYLESVVSMGKDVIGEELARKYLPLVATLGLMVFIANVIGIIPGFEAPSSNPNMTLALALMVFIYYNFEGIRVNGVVHYFAHFMGPLKVLAPLMFPIEIVSHLSRIVSLSFRLFGNIKGDDLFLAVVLMLAPWVAPLPAYALLTFSACLQTFIFMILTYVYLAGAVLISEEH
- a CDS encoding flagellar biosynthesis anti-sigma factor FlgM; amino-acid sequence: MISTVQSSNVAYVQQNSLKEDASKGVSKTEKSEGVDKVSALKAGIENGTYKFDLAKTAQAVAEELL
- a CDS encoding thiamine phosphate synthase, which encodes MIKRYLITDPSFYTSNPAKVVQKLLHVKAKYQPDYICLRDKQTSDYTSLAKAVSKASLQDDRTKLYLHTDFKLAHDLGCDGVHLPSNALHVIENAKALGLEVIASTHTLKEIEEAEKRGADAITFSPIFATPNKGEPLGLEKLKEINDRIRVKCFALGGIINADQVKACEAVGVHGFASIRFFLD
- a CDS encoding TIGR02757 family protein, which gives rise to MTFEAIAKLLNEEATKRNHAEEISLNRPDPLLIASRHNDEFIALICALFAYGNVPAIIQFLESLDFSLLDADESMIEQALAHHYYRFQNAKDIQALFTTLGRVKHDVGSFESVFLPAYQKKSNVMDGLRALIALLYDINPYRSRGYQFLLGTIPPITPVSPYKRWHMYLRWMVRKDHLDLGLWSGVDTKDLLVPLDTHTFALGKKLGLIQRKSYDFKAVLELSRALQKIDPSDPVKYDFALYRLGQEKILL
- a CDS encoding flagellar protein FlaG; protein product: MDIFSATSKHVETATTPTVASETPTRQVEEIQVAEKVTEESQNQSQSETAQVLSQTVKELNEQMYLLDTNISFGFNDEINKMYVTVIENSTGEMIRKIPTEEAMALSAKMKEIVGMIFDKKG
- the flgK gene encoding flagellar hook-associated protein FlgK gives rise to the protein MMGLFSTLNTGTSALNAAQVAVSITSQNIANVDNTSYSRQRVNLSASTAVSSGGVSVGTGVTVTSVTRVHDEYTYMELRNAATDVAYDSYKTQVLEEVAQYFPDLDESGIATDLEEYFSAWNDLASNATEGSQKIALVQSASTMASEIQSTRETLRDLQDSVNDQLKTAVEEINSLAEQIADINKQISAVESEEGNYANDLRDARDELELTLANLVDISVSKGDISSYTSSVSSDLSTSEGTEYSLTVSGFTIIDGTTYHPLTISNTSNESGYYSISYETQDGTDYDLTEKISGGEVGAMLDLRGRVLDGESGYPTDGSIQDYIDELDTFSQTLITATNNIYAQSAQSSMQSPVLDIEGDTSLKNAYDNIESGTFDVIVYGSDGEEIARKTISISNTTTMTDDTFSESIVSQINAESDDNADNNSLNDVDDYFTAIFMEDGTFSLSPTSTNSTYTIAIEDSGTNFPGAIGVSQFLTGSDASDISVATEYQKDPSSMQGFAAPISGDNTVANAMVQLQYDTLSFYNSNGTVSSETLEGYYSALTTNIATDASAASASLSTNETLYNTVYTEYQSISGVNEDEELTNLIMYQASYTAASKIITTIDEMLETLLGIKS
- a CDS encoding SulP family inorganic anion transporter codes for the protein MNVKYWLPRSFTVLREGYSVTKLSSDIVAGSTVAIIALPLAMAFAIASGVSPEKGLFTAVVAGLIISLFGGSRYQIGGPTGAFVVVLYAVILKHGYDGLVIATFMAGIMLFLMGVFKLGNIIKYIPYPVTVGFTTGIALIIFSSQIKDFFGLPIAKMPAEFVDQWKLYSTELLHVNYYAMAIGVVSMILLLKLRHRFPHIPAPIIVIILSALAVYLFKLPVETIGSKFGALPSTLPYPSMPAFSLEKVRVVFPDAMTIALLGAIESLLSCVVADGMTGDRHHSNKELMAQGVANIASVLFGGIAATGAIARTATNIKAGAYSPVSGVIHALMLLVFMFLFSKLIVLIPLATLAAILIVVAWNMSEFHHFKAIALKSERNDMVVLLMTFFLTVLIDLNTGVQTGIMLAGLLFIKRMIDVTGIVDTKNTIGMPLDEDDEPMEMDDANAISKKIVPKDVEVYEIDGPFFFGVADRLKNVLGEVSSPPKVFILRMRHVPMIDATGLHALEEFFDLCQSNGTILVLSGVNEHIKLKIRRLGFEKKIGLENITDNIDMALSRAHRLLMKE
- the rsmD gene encoding 16S rRNA (guanine(966)-N(2))-methyltransferase RsmD is translated as MAIKPLSSTISAGKYKGKKILLPSLESTRSTKAILKGSLFDSLQYDIVDELFVEVFGGSGSMGLEALSRGAKHAYFIEKDKAAFQTLKSNCKAIDEEHTTPLEGDSFILFPTLLGKLTCKAYFYFDPPFSIREGMEDVYENVMGLIASIPREMAHWIVIEHMSTLVLPEAIGSYTLTKRKKFGNSSLSFYM
- a CDS encoding flagellar basal body P-ring protein FlgI → MKIVKLSFVLISALSTLYAQRLGDIANVIGVRENQLIGYGLVVGLNGTGDGSSSEFTLRSLSNLLQTVNVKIDPADIKSKNIAAVVVTAKLPAFARQGDKVDVSVSSIGDAKSLQGGNLLLTPLKGVDGKIYSLAQGSLTIGGMNGKEKGQLNHPASANIFSGALVEREIENNLHDQEFVDLSLKEANFNTAVSVQNELNAKFGRKIAVATDSRTIRLMKPDGHSTVEFLAKTLDVDVRYEKEEKIVIDERTGTIVSGVNVRVDPVVVTHGDITIKIEAEDVLADERNVDIGGNVKIAGSENRIKIKQESMTVANIARALNKLGARPKDIISILENIKRAGAITAPLEII
- a CDS encoding 2-hydroxymuconate tautomerase family protein codes for the protein MPYVNIKITKEGATKEQKAELIEGVTNLLVNVLGKNPATTVVTIDEVDMDNWGIGGQQVSELRKKPKP
- a CDS encoding ABC transporter permease — encoded protein: MKRFPFLSTTLLVLIFFFCFTFPSFYAGSAYELSPTAILLPPSFEHLLGTDRLGRDLLARLMVGGQVSLLIGILSALISSIVGLMIGISAGFFQKSVDKLIIVVIDLFLTFPTFFLLLALISYMNASVWVLVFIISITGWMGMARMIRSESFAISNAPFIKILKLSNVNTFKIIFKYFAPLLAPIFFISFTFGVSGAILAESGLSFLGIGITPPQMSWGVIISEGKEVIDIAWWLSFFPGFLIFLVTFSLINLSDYLQSKSNEKDVLNDL
- a CDS encoding rod-binding protein is translated as MQTDSSVALLNANYNPTPTSVDNTEQNDALLKEQTDKFEAFFLKQILDIALSSDEEGGLYEKDAGDKIYKSMYNDTMSNALSGNLGLSEMLFSYLKEER